In one window of Fibrobacter sp. UWH6 DNA:
- a CDS encoding glutamine--tRNA ligase/YqeY domain fusion protein, whose amino-acid sequence MDIPESSNFIQDIIVNDLQTGKRNKVLTRFPPEPNGYIHIGHAKSICLNFGTAQKFGGFTNLRFDDTNPTKEDVEYVDSIREDVKWLGFQWKEEFFASDYYDQIYAFAEKMIEMGKAYVEDLTRDEMQEYRGNDAGKPSKPSPYRDRSVEENMKLFREMRDGKYADGEKCLRAKVDLASPNMNMRDPVIYRTKHCTHHRTGDKWCIYPMYDFAHPISDWIEGITHSICTLEFEAHRPLYDWFLIELGLENRPQQIEFSRLNLTYTMMSKRKLLELVETKAVLGWNDPRMPTVCGFRRRGFTPSSIREFCSRIGVSKAESMVDVNLLYFCIREELNQSAKRAMAVIDPVKVVIDNWEDGKVEMVEVENNPNDPNAGTRMVPFSKELYIEAEDFMEEPPKKYFRLKPEGEVRLKGAYFVTCKSVEKDADGKVTVIHCEYDPASKGGESPDGRKVKGTIHWVSAAHAVDAEVRLIDNLFTLEDPSDVPEGEDWHNYLNPESMVIKQAKLEPSLADAKMEDRFQFLRLGYFCLDSDDSKPGKLVFNRTVGLKDSFNPAK is encoded by the coding sequence ATGGACATTCCTGAATCTTCGAATTTTATTCAAGACATTATCGTCAACGACTTGCAGACCGGTAAGCGCAACAAGGTGCTGACCCGTTTCCCGCCGGAACCTAACGGCTACATTCACATTGGCCATGCCAAGTCTATCTGCCTGAACTTCGGCACCGCCCAGAAGTTTGGCGGTTTCACCAACCTCCGCTTCGACGATACCAACCCCACTAAGGAAGATGTGGAATATGTGGATTCTATCCGCGAAGACGTGAAGTGGCTCGGTTTCCAGTGGAAGGAAGAATTCTTTGCTTCTGACTACTACGACCAGATTTACGCCTTTGCAGAAAAGATGATCGAAATGGGCAAGGCTTACGTTGAAGACCTGACCCGCGACGAAATGCAGGAATACCGTGGTAACGATGCTGGTAAGCCCTCTAAGCCCAGCCCCTACCGCGATCGTAGCGTTGAAGAAAACATGAAGCTGTTCCGCGAAATGCGTGACGGCAAGTATGCCGATGGCGAAAAGTGCCTCCGTGCAAAAGTTGATTTGGCTAGCCCCAACATGAACATGCGCGACCCGGTGATTTACCGTACCAAGCACTGCACTCACCACCGCACTGGCGACAAGTGGTGCATCTACCCCATGTACGACTTCGCTCACCCCATTAGCGACTGGATCGAAGGCATTACTCATTCTATCTGTACTTTGGAATTTGAAGCCCATCGCCCGCTGTACGATTGGTTCCTCATTGAACTGGGTCTGGAAAACCGCCCCCAGCAGATTGAATTCTCCCGCCTGAACTTGACCTACACCATGATGAGTAAGCGTAAGCTCTTGGAACTGGTGGAAACCAAGGCAGTCCTTGGCTGGAACGACCCCCGTATGCCCACGGTCTGCGGCTTCCGTCGTCGTGGTTTTACTCCCAGCTCCATCCGCGAATTCTGCAGCCGCATTGGAGTGTCCAAGGCTGAATCCATGGTGGACGTGAACCTGCTTTACTTCTGCATCCGTGAAGAACTGAACCAGAGCGCCAAGCGTGCCATGGCAGTCATCGACCCGGTGAAGGTTGTCATCGACAACTGGGAAGACGGCAAGGTGGAAATGGTTGAAGTTGAAAACAACCCCAACGATCCGAACGCAGGCACCCGCATGGTTCCGTTCTCCAAGGAACTTTACATCGAAGCCGAAGACTTCATGGAAGAACCTCCCAAGAAGTATTTCCGCTTGAAGCCGGAAGGCGAAGTTCGCTTGAAGGGCGCCTACTTCGTAACTTGCAAGAGCGTCGAAAAGGACGCAGACGGCAAGGTGACCGTCATTCACTGCGAATACGATCCTGCCTCCAAGGGTGGCGAATCTCCTGACGGTCGTAAGGTGAAGGGCACCATCCACTGGGTGAGCGCCGCTCATGCTGTAGATGCAGAAGTCCGTCTCATCGACAACCTGTTCACTCTTGAAGATCCGTCTGATGTTCCCGAAGGCGAAGATTGGCACAACTACCTGAATCCTGAATCCATGGTCATCAAGCAGGCTAAGCTGGAACCCAGCCTGGCCGACGCCAAGATGGAAGACCGCTTCCAGTTCCTGCGTCTCGGCTACTTCTGCCTGGATTCCGACGATTCCAAGCCGGGTAAGTTGGTATTCAACCGCACCGTTGGCCTGAAGGACAGTTTCAATCCTGCAAAGTAA
- a CDS encoding DUF3300 domain-containing protein has product MEKSFQKNILVKWFLAITFALMTFSGSAEAADYSAEELDTLVATIALYPDPLLAHVLTASTHNDEIPSASLWANAHKGFKGEALTAEMQRAGLDYDASVLALIPFPTILATMAKYSTWTSQLGRAVKNQNGEVMFAVQRMRHAAYDHGNLNSDQYIKVERDVYITIEPVKKEYIYVPVYNPSVVYYVHTDRYVPMHYGHVVWTGYWYNDWVWGDTWFEWHSHTIRHHPRPPRPRHHYNAQPPRHGGHSYAPAPSQPQSHHRLPVRETSPKPSTKPQPAKQEQQRPTYTKTENVHPQEEYRPVSNPQNLTRNKKTNSSQSSTYNDDRKYDDRRNGDDRSRESNSQGNGGFRRSIRR; this is encoded by the coding sequence ATGGAAAAGTCTTTTCAGAAAAACATTTTAGTCAAATGGTTCCTGGCAATAACCTTTGCACTCATGACCTTCTCGGGAAGCGCCGAGGCGGCAGACTATTCCGCAGAGGAATTGGATACATTGGTCGCAACCATCGCACTTTATCCAGATCCGCTGTTGGCCCACGTTTTAACGGCATCAACCCACAATGACGAAATTCCATCGGCAAGCCTCTGGGCAAACGCCCACAAGGGTTTCAAAGGTGAAGCACTCACGGCGGAAATGCAGCGCGCTGGCCTTGATTACGACGCCAGTGTTCTAGCCCTGATTCCCTTCCCGACGATTCTTGCCACCATGGCAAAATACTCCACCTGGACATCTCAGCTGGGCAGAGCCGTAAAGAATCAGAATGGCGAAGTTATGTTTGCAGTCCAGCGTATGCGCCACGCTGCTTATGACCACGGGAATCTGAACTCTGACCAATACATAAAAGTCGAACGGGATGTATACATAACAATTGAACCGGTGAAAAAGGAATACATTTATGTTCCTGTCTATAACCCCTCTGTAGTGTATTATGTTCACACAGACCGTTATGTACCGATGCACTATGGCCATGTGGTCTGGACTGGATACTGGTATAACGATTGGGTTTGGGGCGACACCTGGTTCGAATGGCATAGCCACACCATCCGTCACCATCCGCGTCCACCTAGACCGCGCCACCATTACAATGCACAGCCCCCAAGGCATGGCGGACATTCCTACGCACCGGCCCCATCCCAGCCCCAGAGCCATCATCGCCTTCCTGTTAGGGAAACTAGTCCCAAGCCTTCAACAAAACCGCAGCCTGCAAAGCAGGAACAACAAAGACCTACATACACGAAAACAGAAAATGTACATCCTCAGGAAGAATATAGACCTGTCAGCAATCCGCAGAACTTGACAAGAAACAAGAAGACGAATTCTTCCCAGAGTTCAACCTATAACGACGACCGTAAATATGACGATCGCCGCAACGGAGATGATCGTTCACGAGAATCAAACAGCCAAGGTAATGGCGGTTTCCGCAGAAGCATTCGTCGTTAG
- a CDS encoding YgcG family protein: MRKKSSVSSIAMWAILLCIALASTAFAGIGLKNGSDKELPARPVNSYVYDENRLMSAQEVQQFNLIAEELYRKAGVGLAAALMNDIGNNDYRDFAVRTAQNWGVGGKSNEGILIFVAQKQRRRSVEVGYGAEGYLPDALAERLQQATLVPAFRQQKYGTGILALAWEIAQVIAKEKNIQLNIGENPVPEESGVPARMVLFIMFVAFMLMMAKFSGSRGNGCLWFMLGNAIGNASRNSGSRGGFGGGFGGRGGFGGGFGGGGFGGGGSGGSW; this comes from the coding sequence ATGAGAAAGAAGAGTTCCGTTTCATCAATAGCAATGTGGGCGATACTTTTATGTATAGCCCTGGCCTCAACTGCTTTTGCGGGGATCGGCTTAAAAAACGGCAGCGATAAAGAACTGCCAGCCCGTCCTGTAAACAGCTATGTCTACGACGAAAATCGTTTAATGAGCGCACAGGAAGTGCAACAGTTCAATCTGATTGCAGAAGAATTATACAGGAAGGCCGGTGTAGGGTTAGCGGCCGCCCTTATGAACGACATTGGGAACAACGACTACAGGGACTTCGCAGTCCGTACGGCGCAGAACTGGGGCGTCGGTGGAAAATCCAATGAAGGAATTTTGATTTTCGTCGCCCAGAAGCAACGTCGACGTAGCGTGGAAGTCGGTTATGGAGCCGAAGGATACCTGCCTGACGCCCTTGCAGAAAGGTTGCAACAGGCAACACTAGTTCCTGCATTTAGGCAACAAAAATACGGAACGGGAATTTTAGCTCTAGCCTGGGAAATTGCACAAGTCATCGCAAAAGAAAAGAACATCCAGCTAAATATCGGCGAAAACCCAGTTCCCGAAGAAAGCGGAGTTCCTGCACGCATGGTGCTGTTCATCATGTTTGTCGCCTTTATGCTGATGATGGCCAAGTTTAGTGGAAGCCGCGGAAATGGTTGCCTCTGGTTTATGCTGGGCAATGCCATCGGTAACGCTAGCCGAAACAGCGGAAGCCGCGGTGGCTTTGGCGGAGGATTCGGCGGTCGAGGAGGCTTTGGTGGCGGCTTCGGCGGAGGAGGCTTTGGTGGCGGCGGTTCCGGCGGAAGCTGGTAA
- a CDS encoding LemA family protein, translated as MKKVIIGTLVSVILLAAIIVGKSVSVYNNIIALDEGVKAQWAQVENTYQRRFDLVPNLVATVQGEADFEKSTLTAVVDARSHMGGVVKVDENVLNDEVAMKRFQETQATLGGALQRLMAVSENYPNLKSNTSFQELRVQLEGAENRIAVERKRYNEVVMQYNTTIRMFPNSLIAGFAGASPKVQFSADAGASTAPTVKFDTK; from the coding sequence ATGAAAAAGGTAATTATCGGCACTCTCGTTTCCGTCATCTTGCTTGCAGCAATCATTGTTGGCAAGTCCGTTAGCGTCTATAACAATATTATCGCCTTGGACGAAGGCGTAAAGGCCCAGTGGGCTCAAGTCGAGAACACCTACCAGCGCCGTTTTGACCTGGTTCCCAATCTTGTGGCTACCGTGCAGGGTGAAGCCGACTTTGAAAAGAGCACCCTGACTGCCGTTGTGGATGCCCGCAGCCATATGGGCGGCGTCGTTAAAGTTGACGAAAACGTCCTGAACGACGAAGTGGCCATGAAGCGCTTTCAGGAAACCCAGGCTACCCTGGGCGGCGCCCTGCAGCGTTTGATGGCTGTCAGCGAAAACTATCCGAACTTGAAGAGCAACACCAGTTTCCAGGAACTGCGCGTGCAGCTTGAAGGTGCAGAAAACCGCATTGCCGTGGAACGTAAGCGTTACAACGAAGTGGTCATGCAGTACAACACCACCATCCGCATGTTCCCCAACAGTCTGATTGCCGGATTTGCAGGAGCCAGCCCCAAAGTGCAGTTCTCTGCAGACGCAGGCGCAAGCACCGCTCCTACAGTAAAGTTCGACACCAAGTAA
- the cysK gene encoding cysteine synthase A, with protein sequence MSLYNSILETIGNTPLVRINKLNKGDAEVYVKLEMFNPLGSAKDRVALEMIEAAEREGKLKPGALIIEPTSGNTGVGLAYVGAVKGYKVVLTMPDSMSMERRMLLKSLGAEVVLTEGARGMAGCIEKANEIAAANPGSFIPQQFENPANPDAHYKTTGPEIWRDTEGKVDVFIATAGTGGTVSGTAKYLKEKNPNLHVIAIEPDDSPMISKGVAGPHKIQGIGANFIPKIYDPKVVDEVYLTSTEKAGKAARDAAAEEGIFVGISSGAALECALTVAKRPEFKGKRIVALLPDTGERYLSTWLWTEK encoded by the coding sequence ATGTCACTATACAACAGCATTCTTGAAACTATCGGTAATACCCCCCTTGTCCGCATAAACAAACTGAATAAGGGTGATGCCGAAGTCTACGTCAAACTTGAAATGTTCAACCCCCTGGGCAGCGCCAAGGACCGTGTGGCTCTAGAAATGATTGAAGCCGCAGAAAGGGAAGGCAAACTGAAACCCGGCGCTCTGATTATCGAACCCACCAGTGGAAACACCGGCGTAGGCCTCGCCTATGTTGGAGCCGTAAAGGGTTACAAGGTTGTGCTGACCATGCCCGACTCCATGAGCATGGAACGACGCATGCTGCTGAAATCCCTGGGAGCAGAAGTTGTGCTTACCGAAGGTGCCAGGGGAATGGCCGGCTGTATCGAAAAGGCAAACGAAATTGCGGCAGCAAATCCTGGGAGCTTTATTCCCCAGCAGTTTGAAAACCCCGCCAATCCCGACGCCCATTACAAGACCACCGGTCCCGAAATCTGGAGAGATACCGAAGGCAAGGTGGATGTATTTATCGCTACGGCAGGCACAGGCGGAACTGTCAGCGGAACCGCAAAGTACCTCAAGGAAAAGAATCCCAACCTGCATGTAATCGCTATCGAGCCCGACGACTCCCCTATGATTTCCAAGGGCGTTGCTGGCCCCCATAAGATCCAGGGTATCGGGGCAAACTTCATCCCCAAGATTTATGACCCCAAGGTGGTGGACGAAGTCTACCTGACCAGCACCGAAAAGGCTGGCAAGGCCGCCCGCGATGCAGCGGCAGAAGAGGGAATTTTTGTGGGTATTTCTTCCGGTGCAGCCCTGGAATGCGCCCTTACCGTGGCAAAGCGTCCTGAGTTCAAGGGCAAACGCATTGTGGCCCTGCTCCCTGATACCGGCGAACGCTACCTCAGCACCTGGCTGTGGACAGAAAAGTAA
- a CDS encoding CotH kinase family protein encodes MKKDFKNRILAGMFGLVVANAAIAQTYDLPIIFVDTKQKCLDKNVSEKIPATMRVLDAATNSVADSAKGKLYDIGIKVRGQSSALFPKPGYSVEVRDSIGGEIDVSMLGLPAADDWVFHGPYVDKSMMRNSLAHWLFRQAGRYSPRTMHFDLYINGVYRGVYVLIEKIKRGKYRVDVAKLKEEDIEGDELTGGYIWAFDKTGTNTGGAGSGDVNNEGFSTSDGLNVILHYPKKDNIQEQQENYLKKYLNDLEGLFKDGKSGSGYENYVDVGSAVDYVLHQEVTNNADSYWCSFFLHKDKDSKGGKVTLGPPWDFNLAMSNGTSPEGQNNGGGMWGGFGGMGGFGGMGGFGSSGTTGWQIENSSKQIADGNGGGGMWGGFGGSSLKAPRWLTSMWKNQSYQSELKKRWAELRSGVWHTKTMDAYLDSMKVYLKNAADRNFERWPNLGKSSGQNDNDPQPMKYCNQSGGGMGMAMGGYNADTWDGEVEHLRKKMKERMAWMDEQLGFTEPANPIVTEPVIHIPTIEDKKDTVSSQTLAVDYSRLSPTNFFVVNGSNLEIQTDIGGTFAIMDLNGAILYKTRIQVGSTSMKVPAKAQNKHWIAILNGKMLSR; translated from the coding sequence ATGAAAAAGGACTTCAAGAATCGAATTCTTGCAGGTATGTTTGGCTTGGTCGTTGCTAATGCGGCTATAGCCCAGACCTACGACTTGCCCATTATCTTTGTGGATACAAAGCAAAAATGTCTGGACAAGAACGTTTCCGAAAAAATTCCTGCCACTATGAGGGTTTTGGATGCTGCTACAAATTCTGTAGCTGATAGCGCCAAGGGAAAACTCTATGATATCGGAATTAAGGTGAGAGGGCAATCTTCCGCCCTGTTCCCAAAGCCGGGTTATAGTGTTGAAGTTCGTGATTCCATTGGTGGAGAAATCGATGTAAGCATGTTAGGTCTCCCCGCAGCAGACGACTGGGTGTTCCATGGTCCCTACGTGGACAAGAGCATGATGCGTAACTCCCTGGCCCATTGGCTTTTTAGGCAGGCCGGCCGCTATAGCCCCCGTACCATGCATTTTGACTTGTATATCAATGGTGTTTACCGCGGTGTGTATGTGCTAATTGAAAAAATCAAGCGTGGTAAGTACCGTGTGGATGTGGCCAAACTCAAGGAAGAAGATATTGAAGGTGATGAATTGACCGGTGGTTACATCTGGGCATTCGACAAGACCGGCACTAACACCGGCGGCGCAGGCAGCGGTGATGTCAATAACGAAGGTTTCAGTACTTCAGACGGTTTGAATGTCATTCTCCACTATCCTAAAAAAGACAATATCCAGGAGCAGCAGGAAAATTACCTGAAGAAGTACCTGAACGATCTTGAAGGTCTTTTCAAGGACGGAAAGAGTGGCTCTGGCTACGAGAACTACGTGGATGTAGGGTCCGCTGTCGATTACGTCCTTCATCAAGAAGTTACGAACAATGCCGACTCCTACTGGTGTAGCTTCTTCTTGCATAAAGATAAGGATAGCAAGGGCGGCAAGGTCACTTTAGGTCCTCCCTGGGACTTCAACTTGGCGATGAGCAACGGTACCTCTCCCGAAGGCCAGAACAATGGCGGCGGTATGTGGGGCGGCTTCGGTGGCATGGGTGGTTTCGGTGGCATGGGTGGTTTCGGAAGTTCGGGAACCACGGGCTGGCAAATCGAAAACAGCAGTAAGCAAATTGCCGACGGAAATGGCGGTGGCGGCATGTGGGGTGGCTTCGGAGGAAGTTCCCTGAAGGCTCCTCGTTGGCTTACCAGCATGTGGAAAAATCAGAGTTACCAAAGCGAATTGAAAAAACGCTGGGCCGAATTGCGTAGTGGCGTATGGCATACCAAGACTATGGATGCCTATCTGGATTCCATGAAGGTCTACTTGAAAAATGCTGCCGACCGTAACTTTGAACGTTGGCCGAATTTAGGAAAGTCTAGCGGTCAGAACGATAATGATCCTCAGCCTATGAAGTACTGCAATCAATCTGGCGGAGGCATGGGAATGGCCATGGGTGGTTACAACGCTGACACTTGGGACGGTGAAGTGGAGCACCTTCGCAAGAAGATGAAGGAACGTATGGCCTGGATGGATGAACAGCTCGGTTTCACCGAACCCGCCAATCCCATTGTGACGGAACCGGTGATTCATATTCCCACCATCGAAGATAAGAAGGATACTGTATCTTCGCAGACGTTGGCTGTGGATTACAGCCGGTTGTCTCCCACGAATTTCTTTGTCGTAAACGGATCAAACCTGGAAATTCAAACAGATATTGGCGGCACATTCGCCATTATGGATTTGAACGGAGCTATTCTTTACAAGACTAGAATTCAGGTGGGCTCTACATCCATGAAGGTTCCTGCCAAGGCTCAGAATAAGCATTGGATCGCTATCCTTAACGGGAAGATGCTTTCCAGATAA